The genomic interval CCGGAAACATCGGCAGCTACCTGCGCaccgaaaaagaagaggtATGCCGTCTCTATTTCTCGATGCATTTACATATAgatgtatctatgtatgtgtgtaaGTATGTATGTAAAGATGTGGGTCTATGAGCATGTGCTAGGTGGTGTGGATAGCTGTGTATCGGTTTGTGGAGGCCTCGATTTTTGAGACGGAGACTCCCAGTGACAGAGAAACGCACTCAAGGCAGGGCAGAGAGGGCGCCGAAagtcgcggcgacgggcCTTATTGGAGGGTCTTCGCCGACtctgctccgccgcgcgcggaggaggccggcgaacGAGCGGTCGTGAAGGTCTGGACGTCGAGCCGCACCCACTGTGGAGGGGTGTTTCGTCTTGTTCTGCACGCATCGTGTGGTGGGGGGTCGACTGTACCACAGAGGCACGTCCTTCCGTCTGCGGTAGAAGgtgcgcgcacgccgcgagtTTCGAGGGTGCGtgtgcgcgtcttctgccgcctccaTGTTGTTTGAGGGTGTCGCGGGCGTCTTCCTTGTCAGGCGAACACGTATCTCtcgcgcgacggaggcgtgACTTGGATCGAGGCACACAAGGGCGCGTTCATCTACGAGATGGGCGACCACGGCGGCCTGCTCGTCATGGCTGACGACACCAAGAAGACGAAccaggcgagcgacgactTGCTCTGTCTCTCGAGCCTCTGCTGCGAGCTGGCGAGCTCGAGGGGGCTCGAGGAtagggtggggggggggcggggggggaggtggGCACCGTGCCGGCGTGCGGCCTGccttgtctcctctcgtGGCGCTTTTTTCTCGCGGTGCCTCCTCCTGCTCTCCTGCCTCCCCTTTGTTCCGCGTGGGTCGCTGCGGGAGTCTCCTGCGCGTTGCGGCCTTTCTGCGTGCTTCATTTGCTTTGCGTTtctgtctttctcctctcctggCGCTCAGGTGGTTTTCAGCTGGAACGAAGGCCAGAGCTGGTACGATTTCGAGCTGgggtctgcgccgctcttcgTGGACAACATCGTCATCGAGCCAAACGCCTCGAGCGTCGAGTTCCTTCTCTACGGCAAGCGGGAAGGCGACACAGCCGGtgaggccgcgacgcagcgcctgaACAGAGTGAACAGATTCCAAATAAGCGCTCACAGAGAAGACGAAtgaggcggcgggggaggggaggggagaagaaaggggggaggggagggggggagaggaggaggagcctgCAGGCATCCCCTCCTGCGTCCACCTGTCGAACTGCGCACTGTCCGTCCGTGCCTCGAAGGCGAGGCTATTGGCTATAGAgtttagacgctaacttcctCTGCCGGTGTTTCCATGCAGAAGTGCACCGTGCATCTCCGACCTGGACGAAAAGAGATTCGCAAGCGCTTTTCCTCtgtgtttttctcctttcgcAGGCGTTCTGTTCCATCTCGACTTTGGCGCGCTCAACCAGCAGCAGTGCAAGGGCATCTGGGCAGCCGACTCGGTCAGCAGCGACTACGAGACGTGGAGCCCCTCAGGTAAGGGGGGAAGAATTGAGTCATTGTCGCTGCTCACTCGAGAAGTCTACGCGTCTTTCTGCCTCGAGgcctctcgcttccttccGGTTCGGCTgctttcgcggccgcggcggcggcgccgcgtccgtcCTCCGTCGGTCTCTCGCGCAAAAAACGTTGCCTCTCCTGCTTTTGTCTGCAgacggccgcagcggaggagagcgctGCATTTTGGGCAAGCACGTCACGTACACGCGCAGAAAGCAGACGAGCGAGTGTTTCAACGGCCGCGATTTCGACCGCCCCAAGGTCTCGAAGGTGAAGTCCCCACCCACTGGCAGTCGCTCGCGaccgcttcttcgctctcgatTTGGACTCTTCCCCATCTATGGAGTCAATCACAGAGTCGACTCGCTGCAGAACTTGCACTCTAAGCagtatacatatgtgtgcCTATACAAGttcatatatatctatgtatatttatataggTGGATTTGCGCGattgcagaggcggagagcctgGGGCTTCGTTTCACGGTTTCCAGAACTTGTTCGCTGGCGCAACGATCCCGGTCTGCTCGCTTAGCGTCTGGATTCCCACAGCGCTTTCCCCTCCGCGTGTGTGCTGTCGCCTGTTTCTCGGTCTCCGGCTGCTCCACGGGAGCAACGTGATACGCGGAAcccgcctctgtctctctcttcttgtgGACATGCGTCGCTGTTTATTGCGTCGTTTTCACGCGGCTCTCTGAACGCTTGCATTGCGCAGGTCTGCGCGTGCACGATGGAGGACTACGAGTGCGAGTTTGGCTTCACCCGCGCGATCGGGTCCTCGCAGTGCGTCCCCAcggacgcggctgcagctgccgctgtgacggccgctggcctctcgcagttcgccgacgacgcggacgccgccgcggctgccgcgtgcacttcctcctctttcttctaCACCTCGGCCTACAGAAAGGTGCGTCGGAACGCAACGTATTTCCCTCTACatccatatacatatatatatatatatatataaatgtcCGCCTACTTGAAGAGCAAAGGAGGCGGTGGGAGAGATTGCGCTGAAGAAGATCGAGGTAGCATCCCATTGACGGGTTCTGCGTGTGGGATGGCGTCGATTTACACGCGTAGAAGTCTGTTCATCACAGCGCGCGTGTGTCGGAGGGATTGGGGTGGAGTGAGGGGCTGTTTTTGAAatttttctttttcaggtTCCTGGCGACGTGTGCGAAGGCGGCTGGGTTCCGGAAAAGGTCGCCGTCCCGTGCCCCGCGCACTCTCCAGTGAGCAAGGGAGGGAAGACggtcctgctgctgcttttcGCGATCGTGGTTGTCATGGTGCTGATCAACTACTTGGCTAAGACTGGAAAGCTGAAGAAGTTTTTCCGCAACGCAGGTGCGTGGGCGCTCGCTCCTCGTCCGCGAGGCTCTTGTAAATGCAGATGGAGCAGTAAGCAACCATTTCTATCTCAAAGCATCTCTGGCCTTCTTCTCGGCCGGCACTGCCGCATCGGCGGCCTCACTGTCTtctcgcgggggggggggggcggaggaggagggggcaAAGGCAGGAGACTGAGGAGGCTGTTAGGCGGCGCAGGGTGCGATGCCTtttttcgtctgcggcgttcCGTCTCGCGTGCAGAtttcttttttttgtttttccgGCTTTTCAGGCTTTGACACCTTCGCGAACGTCTCGTACGGCCTCGTGGGTGGGGGCGTGGGGGGCGGCCCCGGTGGCTGGCTTGACCaggaggcgggcgaaggccgcagaggggGCGAGGAGCTCGGCGACCGCTCCAAATACGAACCGGAGTTGGGGTTCATCGACGCAGAACAGGTGAGTGTGTCTCTGGGTTTCGCGgctcccctctctctcccaaTTGGCGCACATGCCACGTCCTGTGCCCGCCTCCCACCGGTTAGGATTCGGGTGGGggtggggaggggggggcgctGGCGGATCTCAGCGTGGCCCGATCTGCTAAGTCGGaccgcgcctctgtctctttcaGAGCGGCTggggcgccgcaggcgaggcctgAACCttgcaggcgcgcgtgcgcttctctctgtctgcctgcaggatgagaacgaagaagacgcgccgacCCTGATGACTTACAGCAGCGGCtcgggaggcgcgggcgcgtcttcgcggtctccgtcggcgccgcagccgcgcgcgccgagatcGGCCCGTGACGAGAGCGACTTCGACTTCGAAGACTCGGGGCGCCCGCTGTTCCCTTCCCACGTCAGCTCTCGGGAGACTGGCAGCTCGCtgcactcgcgcggcgcaggcgacaacGAGCCGGTAAGCCCCGCGACTGCAGCTGTTTGCGCGGTTTTGAATATCTTTTACAGCAGAGAGAGTGACAAGCTTCTGTGGCAGACGTGCACGGGGTTTGATccggcagaggacgcgcggtATGCGTCTTTGTTGTCTGTTGAGAACGAACTTGAGAGTCGCGAAGCGCGTTCAGGATGTCTTGGGCGTGTCGCTGCGGTGGATGTCCCTTCAGAttcctcgtctcgcgcctccacgcttCGACGAGGATAACGTCGAACTTCTTTAAgctgctttcttcgcgcggctcgcttccttcctctctcgttcCTGGCGTCGCGCGATCTCTCGTCTTGTGAGGTTCGGCGGCGCAGTCTTCTGCGGCTCCTCCGTTCGGGCGAGTCCTGCGGTGTCGAAAGGTCATCATCTTCGATGGGTTTTTCTCTGGCGGCTTCGGCTTATATTcggggcagcgaggcagtGGAAAGACCAAAGAAGCAGCGATGCACGCGAGGCCAAGTGCgtgaagagaagagagaaccagcggaggagggacaggcgaaggcgagggagagaagggaTGTTGCCAGTTCCTCGGTGggcgaagcgacggcgagagaggcaagagAGAATTCATAGTCTGCGAAGATAACGGGGTGTTTCTGGCAAGCCAagaagcgcgaaggcgcgtccATGGCGGGTTTCTAAACAGTGGGAGTGGGTTTTCGTTCCGTGGGTGGGCAGCTGTCGACAGGAATGATGTTTCTGTTGGCGTGACATAGGCCCACGGGAGGGTGACGACGTGGTTTCAAGGCGCACATGGCGACGGAAGAGAGGGAACGAGTCGAGTCTTTGTTTTCATAGAGCATCGCGTGTATGAACCCCGAAATGCATCTCTCTAGGCAGAGAAATCCTCAAGCTCAAATGGCGTGACTCCTGTGCAGGGCGTCTGCGTGCCCTTCTGTTGTTGACGCGCTGAGACGCTCGCTGTTTCGCCGGGCGTAACGCGAGTATCTGAGAAGATAAAGAAGATGTTTCGGTCGTTTTTTCGTAGGAGAAATTGCATATTGTCGTCGTCGCAGAGAACGCATCTGCTGGTGCCTCTTTTTCTGTTTGTGTTCGTAAATTTGGGTCCTTTGTTTCCGTCCCTCTTGAGTGTACCTACACCGCGTTTTCGTCAGGGAGGTGAACGCACCCGCCAGGTCCACTCGTGTCATCGCCAGCTTTTTCTTTGAATCCCGTTGcctctgtgtgtgtggtTTTGCGTTCcagtgtgtgtttttttgtGCTTTTTCTGGCTTTTTCCGGTTTCGCTCTCGAAActcagcgcggccgcgtgtcGTCCTCGACCACGCGGTGTGTCTCCGGCTCCTACCTCCACTTCTTTAACGAAAGACTTTCTGCTTTCCAgtcttcgttttccttctGGCTTCGCCTCATCCTCATCTCGATGTCGAGTCACATCGGTTGTGTGTGGTTGGAGGCCACGCGGGTTCGTTTTCTCACCGACGTATTCTAGCCTGCTCACGCACACACTTACGCATGTGCGAACAAAGGGGACGCCTCTCTTCTTGGGTCGGCTCTTTTTTAAACTGAGCGTCCAGAAGAAgagtcgcccgcgcgggcggtGTCGAACCATGCCTTGGCTCTCAGCTCAAAAACGGGTTTTGTCCCTCTCGCAACGCGGATATACGTTCCAGCTCTACCATCGGTGCCTCCTAGTCTATACGCCTGCTCTGCGCTTAGAAAGCTGCTCTCTATTTGAAAACTTGAGATGCGAAGTAGAGGCCACGCGTGGCCCTACACCCCTACTGCGCGGCCTAGATTTTCGCAGATTTTGGAGTGCGAACTTGGTCGCCCTGTCTTCACACCAGCCTGTGAACTCCGAGCCTCACAGGAAGTGTATCGTGTTTTAAGACTCCCGTGGGGCCGCGCTGTACACTCTGCCAGGGCCTTCCTCGTTCTCTCGTTCTCCCTGCTGGCCTCCAGATCTCACTACGGAACCAACGCCGTCGTTTGCTTGCCTATTCTTGCTCTGAGGTGTCTGTGAGACCCCTTCCACCTGACGTCTTGAGTGTGATGCGTGCCCCGGATGGCTGTTCCGTTTAGACCGGAAGTTCACCCGCATGGCTGTATATCTTCCGCTCTCTGGAGAGTCGATTCGCAAGGTTATTTCCACAATGCGGGCGAGACTAGgtggggggtgggggggggtggTCACACCCACGAAACAAAATTGCAGACGCTCGAGAAGCAGGAACGCGCGGCAACACACACATGGTCGAATCTCGCATCCGCCGTCCCGCGATGATCTCTTTTCAGTCAGACGCTTAGCCGAAGGTGCGCTCGCCCATCGCCCACTCGGACGCGCTCTTGTTGGTGAACGTTGTGAAGCTGAAAACGCGCACATGCAGAGAAGAATGCCATATACATATCGCCTCAGCAAACAGACGAAGGAAAATCCTAAATgcccatcctgctgctagCTCTCTAGCCAGATGTCGAACGCTAGcgttagctcactgcgtacttggGATCggaccaaaagagttcactaatggtgCTGAAAATAGGAGATCAAGTTAGATCTTAGGAAACGACTTCCGCACAGTCTACTGGAATTTATCATACTGGGTTGAGGACTGGcactcccaatattatctgtCCCGTTATCCCCCGCGTCCGCGATCCAGAAATGCGTAACTCGAAAGCAACCGTAACtactgcgcatgcagagggaCGTATGCGTGGAAGCCTGTTTCAAAACCGACGGAAGTTCTGCCGCTGtacgccgcaggcgtcgcggggGTCACGACGGGTAGATCTTCTGTCCACGCCTCAGCCTGGGCCCGGGCGGGGGTGGGCGCCGCACCTCATTGTGCTGTGCTTTCAATTTTGTTTTCGCTGCCAGTCAGCTTACATGCGGTTCTTGGAGACGCCAAGGTGGCGCTCGCAAGCAGAGGAAAGGGCAGCGGAGATTTTGTTGTTAACTGAGCCGCTGAGGCCGCCGATGGAGGCGACTTGAATGAACGCGCAGGGCTCAGTGCTGCCGCCGAAGCGCATGTGGCCCGCCTGCACATAGCCGACCATGACGTAGCTAATGGGCTTGCCGATCGCGTCCGCCAGcgctgaaaaaaaacagCAGGCTCACCAGCTAGAGACATAGTAGTCCTCACAAGCCACGCCCAGCCAGGGCTTCGGAAGTCGCAGAAATCGACGCCAAAGAGTGAAGACTGCaggggcggaggaagaggggAGATCAGGCCTCTCAAGCGAAGCACAGAGCACGGAACTCGCACGACGGAGCAAACGACAAAGATAGAAGGTCGGCGGAGCCAGGAGAGACCGCAAGACGTAAGCAAAAGAATGTGTGCTGAAGGAAATACACACGCACTAGACGCACGCGACTGAAAGAGGAGTCGGGAGAGACAAGAGAGGAAACAGCCAGATCGAGGCTGAGAACGATCCGacaagatctttacagaatCCATCACTTGAAGCGTGACTTCCTCTGCGAAAGACGGCACGCGCACAGTCTCTTTTcctcgcttcgtctccgtcgcctcatCTGGCTTCGGCTTCTTGAATCCAGCGTGAATTCGTTTTGAACAtttctctgctgtctcgctCCCGTGTATATACACGGGAGCGAGACACGTTGTTCGTTTTGTCCTGTTCCTCGCGCTATTTCTGTCGATTCGAGGTCAACACAGCGCGTGGCACTCCCTTTCAGCCGATTGTATagacagcagagacaccTGTCCCCTGAGTGTGTTTCGTCGGAACAGCGAATTTCCTTTCAGCCTCTAACCTTTCTCGGCGTCCTTCAGCAAGGCGTCCTTCTGGGCCTCGGAGGCCGCAACGGGGCAGTAGATCATGCAGTTCGGCATtttgaagaggaagaaacgacAGAAAGGCAGAAACGCTTGGCGAACGCGCAAATGAAACGTGGCACAAATGTAAATCAGCATATATGCGGTGTAAGTACACCGCCTCCGGCTGTGCATCCGTTTTTGCTCACCCccgtcgcgcgccctgcagTCTCTTTCCGTTCTGCTGCGCTTCTGTGCGCTTTTTCGTCAGtcgcgaggctgcaggcgtccgcctctgcacacacgcgcgcggcctttCCCCCCTTATCGCAGGCGGCATCGCAGGTCTACTTTTCTCACGCTCGCCTCGCATCCTGCAGAGGTCGGAAGGCTCCTTCCAccagcggcctctccgcTAAACAGAAACTGGAAAAGGCGTTTTGAGTGCCTTTCTTCCAGGCTGCTCATCTACATCGGGCTCCTAGGCCCTTGGATTGCTTTGCGCGCCATCGATGAAGGTGCTGTCGGCGAAGTCTTTGGCGCCCTGTATGTGCTAGCGAGCCCTGCGGTGTACGCGTCgtgaggcgacgaggaaagTGAGAATCCGACctagagagagcgagagacgggcCTTCGCCCCTCAGCCGCTTACGGGAGAGACGATTCCGGAAGAGAGACGGCCCGAAACCGAAGTGAAGGCCCGAGACAGCCCTGCTGCatgagcggcggcgcgagcttgAGTGAAGCCCCGACCGCTTGAGGCGAAAGCGGGATGTCGAGACACCGCGGACACCCACGTCTCGCAAGCAACGCGGAAAAATCTCGTTCTGAGGGAGATGATCCGGGTGCATGCAATGTTTCTGGCGCCCAATGCAACTCGCTAGAGAAGAAAAGTTCTATTTGAAagcggcgccgtcgttctTCTTGCTGTGCGCGGCGTTGACgtgagggcgagaggcgcgcgcaggccggtGGCGTGgtgtgtatgtacacctgagaaaaggcgaaaaagcAAGGGCATGCAATCTTCGTCGCCGTGACCCTACCTttctccctttctctctcttccgctgCACATTTGCTTTTCTTTCGGCAACAGAAGGGAAGCACGGTGGAAAGGTCGTACTTTTTCACCTCGATttttcctcgctcgcctgaGAAGGCCTCGCTTTTCTTCGTTCGCGCTGGAGCGAAGAAGGCACCCGATTGTCCTCTCCGTGCATTCGTTGTTGTTCCCCGTCCCTCTTCATTCTTTCCGTCCTCTctggctctctctcgctctcaaAGTCTCTCTCACTTCCGTTTTCGCTCGGGTCGGCTTCTCCGCTTTcccgcctctgtctctcccctATTCCCGCCTTGCTTTGTCGTCTTCCagaacccccccccctcgcgcggcgcgcgttcgcctcctaCTTTCCATCCTCGCTTGTCCACCACcatggcggcggcgctcgcgaccgccgctcagcgggcggcaggccctctgtctcctgccgtttcttctcgccttttctctttttttcgcctctcgcgacCCGCGCGTGCCCCCTCCACAGGCCCTGCCTTGTCGACGGATCCGCTTGAGCGCAACGTCCCGATGAAAGAGATCCTGCAGCCCCTGTGGGTCTTGGAGCCGCCTAACTTCCTCAGGCGCCCGGTCTGGAGACAGTTCTGGGAGGCGCAGTTCGCGAaccgcagcttcttcttcttcggcaaCGCGTGgacgtccgccgcggccttcgccctcttcaTCTGGTGGAGCCGAGTCTTCGGTACGCAAAAACACTCGCATGCTCAGCGCTCGCCTCTGAGAAAGGCTGGCGGCCTgcatagagagagagagaaagacgcgaCACTGCGAACCAtaggcgcagcgacgccgcatTCTCGTTGCATCCTGGGTTCTGGGATGTGGATGCCAGACTGCGAGCGTCGGAAGGGGCGTGCAGCGAACAGACACGCATTTTCGTTTGCACACGGTCCTTTACAGTGAAACCCGCATCGGTGCGGTGTCGGGATGGTCACCCACCTCTGTGTACAGACACACTCGCAGAAGTGCTCAAGCGTGCAGAcgggcggagagaggcagtgGGGACGGACGAGCTGCTTGAGGATAAGTTGCTGGACGTGGGTACCGATCCGATGACAGGGATGCAGAGGATTTAAGTCGCTTTCCGGCTGTTTTGTGGATCTGAAGAGGTCTTCTCGATCAAGTAATGGAGAGAAAATGGCGATGTGCATATGTTCTTTCATGCTGCAACGGCAGACTTCCATTCAGCGTcgtgtgtctctttttctgcgctgCAGACCCGCCCCCCAAGGAGCGTCTCGATCGCTACTGGCTCAACTCACGTAAGCTTCTAGTTGTTTGTTTGTTGCTTTTCTCTACCTTTTTTGCCTGCGCCGTGTGTCTGACTCCCCAATTTCAACCCCTCGCTTccgcgacagagagcgccTGCAGTGCGGCGTGCGAAAGAGACGAATAGGCAGATACGCCTGCACAGATGCCCACGTATATGTCTCGACATGTGTGCAATGACGTGCTGGCTTCCACATGTATAactgtatatatttatacatatatatatatatatatacttgtgGGAAGTGAATGGAGTGGAGAGATTTGCGCGTCGATCTTTCTgtcgcgaggcccgcgccccGAGTCAAGACGCTGTATTTGTTTTCTCTTCAGCTAAGTTCCGCATTCTTTCGGCGTTTCACAACCCGGGGAAGCGCCCAGGCCTGAAGATCTCGCTGATGACCTACGAGGCGCGCTActgcttccgcggcctcgatCATCCTTTCACCTTGAACGAAATGAAGGACTTCCTCTACAAACTCCGCGAGCAGTACCTGGTTCATAAGTATACCGGCATTCAGTTCCCGTTTGTCTTCCGTCAGTACAACCGCGTCTCCACTCCCGGCACGCTCGAGGTGAGGACtcgagaaaaaaaggcgacCTGAAACTGCGCGATGGCGCCGCTACGGCGCTGACAGAGAGCCGACAAACTTGTAAATCGAAAAGGGCGTCACCTCCCCCGAGGCAGATTCGATCAAGAAAAAAACATGGCATCACGGCTTGTGGAGATGTGTGCAGAAGTGTGCAGAGGGGTACGTGCATGTATGTCGTCTCAAGGTTTGGcgagtgtgtgtgttttcagCCACGTCCCTTCCTTTTTCTTTGTTCCTTCAGGTCCACACCGCCCCCGCGCttcagcaggcgccgcactTCCACGAGCACGCTGAGGGCGCTGAGGGTTACCACtaagcgcccgcgcgccgtctgcggaaTTTTCTTTTGTGTGTTTTCGGTCTTCTCGTTTCGCGGCCGCTCCCTCCGTGGCACTCTGCATTTCCGTGTCCTCTGAAGAACCCGTGGAGCCGCGTGCATTGGAGGAAAAAACTCGAGCGCAGACAGAAAGCGGAAATACGAAACGCATCTTTTTTGCGAGGAAGGGGTacgtgcagagagacaggcacaATATCGACAAGGAAGGAAAAACACCTTTCTTGGTCTCGTGTACAGAAGGAAACTTGCGGGCGTCTGCAACGCCTGTGTTCGTTCGCTCTGCTAGACACTACAGTCAtcgctcgcggcgaagaaagaaggaaacaCGGAGGATTCTCTTCGACCTCtggggaggcgagggcgaatTCATTTTAGCATGCTGTCTGTGCGGCCATGCCTGGGTAGAATTAGAGACTGCCCTGCTCTAGCCAAGAGGCACCCTGAACCAGAGAAGAGCTATCAAAGTCTGTGACGTCCTCaagcctccgcagcctcagGGCTGTCCCGCTGACGCCCGCGTAGAAAAGGCACTGAAAATCAAAACCTTGATCAGCAGCCCGAGTCCTTTGAGTCCAGCTCGTCTCCCCTACAGTTTCAGTTCACAGTGTGTGCTGGAGGCCCGCTGGGCCGCGGATTTCTCCTGTTTTAGATACTTTTGTCAATGGAACCGTGTTTCCCCACCCGCAGAACCCAGGAAACACGTGAGGCGACGCTGGGGAGAAGCTTCCAATAAACTTCTGATGGACCATGAGAGCTTTCGCACCGGAAAACAAGCTTCCTTCGAGCTCGCAATGCCTAGCAATGTGGGGGTTTAATGCTTCGTCTGCCGTTTGAATTCGTGTGGGAGCTGCGATAGAGGCCTttgctcgccgccttcccgcTGCCACGGGCTCGGCTAATCTGCACTTTCATTCGGTGTTTCCAAGGAGATTTGTGAGGCTCGCCCGGGTTGCTTTGGCTCTTGTGAACACCCCGACATAAAAAAACTTACCAAAACAGCTACAGCGCTGCAATCGCCAACGCTTCGGTTGCCTGCAATACTCCTCCGCACGCCACTACACGGGCGGACAGGGTGAGACAAGAAAAACTCCTACAGAGGAGAAGATTCACACTAGAGGCTCTGTTTGCGTGGAAGCTGATCATAACTGTTGATTCggtataagcatagaaccaatccaATCTTCCCCTCTACCCTTTTCTTCCGCCTATGCTACGCAGCGAAGGAACTCAGGGCAACGTGTCTGTCTCCGAAAGTCCCGTGCCCTCAAAGGTggcgcgcgctggctgcTGGCGAGAGAGATCTGTCAAGAATCAGTGACTTCCCTCCCAGACCTCCCCTTTCCTTGCAGTACACGGTCCAGCGCGGTCGTTCATGTGACCAGAAATGGCGAAAAGCTAGTCACGGGAAGCGCCGGCGGTGGAATGGACCGGCGTTTTTTGCATATCGCGAAGGGGACACGGTGTATACACACCTGGCGAAGGCTGTTTGGTCGCCTTAGGCTCTGCGAAAAACGGCGCACAGAGAACTTATCTCCTCCGGCGGTTCCCCGAATGACTTCCGCACTCTGCCAATCGAAACAAAACCACTGTAAGGCAGCAGAAACAAGGAAAAAGTTGCCATGTGCCTCGCATTCGAAAATGATTGGATTCCGCGTGCACATTCGTAGTGGACCCTCCACGGGTGTCCGCTGGTGACCCAAGGCAGACGGCGTTTCCCGTCCTTTCGCTTCGTCCTTCTTGTCTTCGTATCGACAGATAGAATGACTATCTTTGGTCGGTCACTTTCCAGCAGTACGGGATTGGTTTGAATTCTCGTATCGTGGCATTGCATTTCTGGCTTGGAGGCCACATGCACTAGTCAGCAAAAAGGATGACGGTACtacatgcatgtgcatcgACGAGTAGCTCTTCTTATTTTGTCTTTATCCTCTCCTCCCTTTGCCTGTACCTCTTTTTAgtttcgctctcctctggaCCGCATCAATAAATCGCGGTCTCTGTCCTCATGGCGTTTGCTGCTTGTCTATCTTTGCTTTTGTCCTGGCGCTAGTTTGCTCTTCCGTCTTACCGTTGCTGCGTGTTCTATGCGTCTCGCGGGCCCTCTCCTCTATcggctctctgtctcccgtctctctcctcccaATTCGTCTTCGTGTGGCTCGATATCTCCCTCTGCTTCCAGATTCCCGTAGTGAGATGTTTAAGCGCCACATGGAAACGAGAGAAGCACAGAGTCGCGTTTCATCGCTCGGAGGCAACCGGGAGCATCTCCAAGGGGGTTTCAGCTCCTCGCTTTCGTCTTCCAGATCTTTTCCTGCCTTGAGTTCTTTATCGTCTTCGCCAGCAGCCGGCTGCGCCCGGTCTGCGTTGAAGAGGCAGGAGTCCGACAGAGAGTTCCTGtctggaggcgcggagacactgTTTTTTTCGCTACCTCTTG from Besnoitia besnoiti strain Bb-Ger1 chromosome XI, whole genome shotgun sequence carries:
- a CDS encoding putative sortilin (encoded by transcript BESB_020040), producing MQWCGEDHRTILLKSRRGRLYRSKDGGKTWTEITDVLKPSESSKEPVAVESIMISPVDKNIVLIVGSKRNHFISEDSATTFRRLKYKSTIHNFHFHPTRPKLAIFSAWTDACYSGRSGDSGGSQDCNHQLFYTRDLGRTFKLVADYVVQFSWGDKKLGNTDHIFFTQHRGRSGDQPRYGGWSKNVDLMYTPDFGTTVTRLVYRGNKFLLSNGYFFVAKVKDAARQTVSLLVSTDGGKSFQMAKLPVEIEERSYTVLDTSEDAIMLHVNHGHDHSKNTGNVYISDAKGLRYSLSLPNNIRTSTGECEFDKVLSLEGVYLANFKDTIEDSVPGLGGRATGAAADLSQPDRTGERLTEEEIEEEAEGFQVDLEKKHRSVTTRSRQEEVVRTVISFDKGGVWSYLKAPKVDSRGQKIDCHPDHCWLHLNGITRFNEFAPFYSVENAVGIIMGTGNIGSYLRTEKEEANTYLSRDGGVTWIEAHKGAFIYEMGDHGGLLVMADDTKKTNQVVFSWNEGQSWYDFELGSAPLFVDNIVIEPNASSVEFLLYGKREGDTAGVLFHLDFGALNQQQCKGIWAADSVSSDYETWSPSDGRSGGERCILGKHVTYTRRKQTSECFNGRDFDRPKVSKVCACTMEDYECEFGFTRAIGSSQCVPTDAAAAAAVTAAGLSQFADDADAAAAAACTSSSFFYTSAYRKVPGDVCEGGWVPEKVAVPCPAHSPVSKGGKTVLLLLFAIVVVMVLINYLAKTGKLKKFFRNAGFDTFANVSYGLVGGGVGGGPGGWLDQEAGEGRRGGEELGDRSKYEPELGFIDAEQDENEEDAPTLMTYSSGSGGAGASSRSPSAPQPRAPRSARDESDFDFEDSGRPLFPSHVSSRETGSSLHSRGAGDNEPIPRLAPPRFDEDNVELL
- a CDS encoding putative macrophage migration inhibitory factor (encoded by transcript BESB_020050); its protein translation is MPNCMIYCPVAASEAQKDALLKDAEKALADAIGKPISYVMVGYVQAGHMRFGGSTEPCAFIQVASIGGLSGSVNNKISAALSSACERHLGVSKNRIFTTFTNKSASEWAMGERTFG
- a CDS encoding hypothetical protein (encoded by transcript BESB_020060) produces the protein MAAALATAAQRAAGPLSPAVSSRLFSFFRLSRPARAPSTGPALSTDPLERNVPMKEILQPLWVLEPPNFLRRPVWRQFWEAQFANRSFFFFGNAWTSAAAFALFIWWSRVFDPPPKERLDRYWLNSPKFRILSAFHNPGKRPGLKISLMTYEARYCFRGLDHPFTLNEMKDFLYKLREQYLVHKYTGIQFPFVFRQYNRVSTPGTLEVHTAPALQQAPHFHEHAEGAEGYH